From Salinicoccus roseus, one genomic window encodes:
- a CDS encoding glycosyltransferase family 2 protein, whose amino-acid sequence MIDKLSDFRKISGTSLSKKTHSLFNFDWEALTKVVKPLSKTLIYRELALSYGEVDASIDSVDLLILSEPEADVLTEKEMKDFYEQYQRMVDEARSKEVPIIHLVTNPKWFFYFEEMVNEEEIQVYMNEAQYDAMPGNIKLSHTMIIKPFLMPNDFIHYSNEVNKNILVDLTKAPYGGSNYTLKLEKLIKEVMKFDHVYILIKQGDFIPEIEAENITILTEEHRETLIKECTYVFVYTNTPYKATTSDNILYYAANSKVIYTNYNYELNNILPSVILNISQKDYHISIHDRKTAFDIINENRNTVMYHYTLLNVLDEMADSILGERMIKKSRISTALEIFEENPFFTVDALQYDYKVIINDYKYDLEKTMLFPILFMGTEGVSFKDSRAFREESGIEVNIEAYTMEMASGSNEDKVLSIIVPIHNNGKYLKYKCFNSMLSLSCFNQLEIIFVDDGSTDPLTIRMIQDLLKDYPDIVYKHFDEGSGSASRPRNAGVGLASAPLITFLDPDNEAIEDGYTVLLEEMQSDEDIDMVVGNIVREDNLKRNEINYYRKVKKVAASSLVDDTRSTLVKTQLTVQSIQALIVKKKIIDEFNLKMVEGAAGQDTLFFQQLFLRCDKVKVVDHMIHSYYAYVEGSITNTVTHKFFEKFYKVEKERVQFLREQNLIREYMEIKFNFYIRNWYFFKYHQITNKDEKARALTFIQKILGLYSEYEDYFETEVKEWVNIQ is encoded by the coding sequence ATGATTGACAAACTGAGTGATTTTCGAAAAATTTCGGGGACCAGCCTTTCAAAAAAGACACATAGCCTATTCAATTTTGACTGGGAAGCTTTAACAAAGGTTGTTAAACCGCTTAGTAAAACATTGATTTATAGAGAATTAGCGCTCTCATACGGAGAGGTAGATGCCAGTATAGATTCTGTTGATTTGCTTATTCTTTCAGAGCCTGAAGCGGATGTTTTAACAGAAAAAGAAATGAAAGATTTTTATGAACAGTATCAGAGGATGGTGGATGAAGCAAGGAGCAAAGAAGTTCCTATTATTCATCTGGTCACGAACCCGAAATGGTTCTTTTACTTCGAAGAAATGGTTAATGAAGAAGAGATACAGGTCTATATGAATGAGGCGCAATACGATGCCATGCCAGGAAATATTAAGCTGAGTCATACTATGATAATAAAACCCTTTCTTATGCCGAATGATTTTATCCATTACAGCAATGAAGTGAACAAAAATATATTAGTGGACTTGACGAAAGCACCATATGGCGGGAGCAACTACACTCTAAAATTAGAAAAGCTCATAAAAGAAGTGATGAAGTTCGACCATGTATATATCCTTATTAAGCAAGGGGATTTTATACCTGAAATAGAGGCAGAGAACATCACTATTCTTACTGAAGAACATCGTGAGACACTTATTAAGGAGTGTACCTATGTATTCGTTTATACGAATACTCCATATAAAGCGACCACGTCTGACAATATCCTGTACTATGCTGCAAACTCGAAGGTAATATATACGAACTACAATTACGAACTGAACAATATTTTGCCTTCAGTCATTTTAAACATCAGTCAGAAGGATTATCATATTTCGATACATGATAGAAAAACTGCTTTTGATATCATCAATGAAAATCGAAACACAGTAATGTACCATTATACACTCTTAAACGTACTGGATGAAATGGCTGACTCCATATTGGGAGAGAGAATGATTAAAAAGAGTAGAATCAGTACGGCATTGGAGATATTTGAAGAGAATCCTTTCTTCACAGTGGATGCTCTGCAATATGATTATAAGGTGATCATCAATGATTACAAGTATGATTTAGAAAAGACGATGCTCTTTCCAATTCTGTTCATGGGAACAGAGGGAGTTTCATTCAAAGACAGCAGGGCTTTTCGTGAAGAATCAGGCATTGAGGTAAATATCGAAGCGTACACCATGGAAATGGCATCTGGAAGTAATGAAGACAAAGTGCTGAGTATCATTGTCCCTATTCATAATAACGGTAAATATCTGAAGTATAAATGCTTCAACAGTATGCTCAGCCTATCTTGCTTTAATCAGCTTGAAATCATCTTTGTCGATGATGGTTCTACAGATCCACTGACAATCAGAATGATTCAAGACTTGTTGAAAGATTATCCTGACATAGTATATAAGCATTTTGATGAAGGGTCGGGGAGCGCATCGAGGCCAAGGAATGCAGGGGTGGGTCTCGCAAGCGCCCCGCTCATTACATTCTTGGATCCAGACAATGAAGCTATTGAAGACGGCTATACTGTACTTCTCGAAGAAATGCAGAGTGATGAGGACATAGATATGGTGGTAGGGAACATCGTGAGGGAGGACAACCTGAAAAGAAATGAGATAAACTATTATCGAAAAGTGAAGAAAGTAGCAGCTTCTTCTTTGGTGGATGACACTCGTTCAACTTTGGTAAAAACCCAATTGACTGTACAGAGTATACAGGCTTTAATTGTGAAGAAAAAGATCATTGATGAATTTAATTTGAAGATGGTGGAAGGTGCTGCGGGCCAGGATACGCTTTTCTTCCAACAACTTTTTCTGAGATGCGATAAAGTAAAAGTGGTCGATCATATGATCCATTCCTACTATGCATACGTTGAGGGGTCGATTACAAATACTGTGACTCACAAGTTTTTCGAGAAATTTTATAAAGTCGAGAAGGAA
- a CDS encoding glycosyltransferase: MDRKELQKNLQQYKKDIRKDFSQTLNTMINDLNPSINIHEYSPNYLFKQDADPFYYMRIEELKRHEVLDKFKKVAEELPNSNGSRYYKRLNYKIGMIADEFLFESFKDVADVEYISRDGRENLKEYDFVIFATTWRGVDGSWRGAATANGPIRRQMITLAEQYNEKGIPTVFYSKEDPVNYNLFKSLAKHCRYIYTTASEVVDNYKFYTGNENVKVLQFGVNPMVHNPVGSRSKMAEKHKDELLFAGSWLTKYPVRMSDTKRLFDSIVDKKAPFTIIDRNLELRDPRYQFPSKYLEYLTPPVSHDFLMKLHKIFRWSINMNSVKYSETMFANRVYELQAFGNILLSNYNTGINNMFPNVRMTHAPDDFKVIYQTDEDDLRDLQAKGIRNVMSNHTTFDRIISLAEDIGLDIPEERNNILVVLEEDTAANYENFERQLYGNKTCISRNEMAETDLTSFDYITFFSENYIYEEYYLEDMISAFKYTDVNFVTKDEMEEAHNYINNIRDKSKTMMDMNKFQEVESFADLVSGYNLDGVEIINRDEYNEKAQEKYVDKELSVIVPIHNNGTYLEEKCFASLKRSSSFEKMEIIFVNDGSTDETTIKIINRLLRRHPDIVYYEYDSGSGSASRPRNKGVRLATTDYITYLDPDNEALGDGYHMMLETMKNQDVDMVVGNIIKEDNEKRTAGKYTGTIKKYNDNRLFISDPREYLIRCGMRVQSIQALIVRKSVILDNDIIMVEGAAGQDTMFFQELVLNCNSIQGINKFIHVYYAAVEGSVTNTISKKFFDKYYKLEIERIPYLEKYDLMDVYLEERFNFYIRKWYKPRLERVEPSEREEAVARFLEIIDLYEPYQPVYEKEVEMFLDSLRNENSRV, encoded by the coding sequence ATGGACAGGAAAGAACTGCAGAAAAATCTGCAACAGTACAAGAAGGATATCCGAAAAGATTTTTCTCAAACACTCAATACGATGATCAATGACCTGAATCCAAGCATCAACATCCATGAGTACAGTCCGAACTATCTGTTCAAGCAGGATGCCGATCCATTCTATTATATGAGGATAGAAGAACTGAAGCGCCATGAAGTATTGGATAAGTTTAAAAAAGTGGCAGAAGAGTTGCCAAACAGTAACGGCAGCCGCTACTATAAGCGCTTGAATTACAAGATAGGCATGATTGCCGATGAGTTTCTATTCGAATCATTCAAGGACGTTGCAGATGTGGAATATATCTCACGAGATGGAAGAGAGAATTTGAAGGAGTATGACTTCGTCATTTTTGCAACCACATGGCGCGGGGTCGACGGATCCTGGAGAGGGGCGGCCACTGCGAACGGCCCGATCAGAAGACAGATGATCACTCTGGCGGAGCAGTATAATGAAAAGGGTATTCCTACAGTATTCTACTCCAAGGAAGATCCTGTGAACTATAACCTGTTCAAAAGTCTCGCCAAACATTGCAGATATATATATACGACCGCCTCAGAAGTTGTGGACAACTATAAATTCTATACGGGTAATGAGAATGTGAAAGTCCTCCAATTTGGTGTCAACCCGATGGTCCATAACCCCGTAGGCTCGAGGAGCAAAATGGCAGAGAAGCATAAAGATGAGCTGCTTTTTGCCGGTAGTTGGTTGACCAAATATCCAGTGCGTATGAGTGATACAAAACGCCTCTTCGATTCAATTGTCGATAAAAAGGCACCATTTACAATCATAGATAGAAACCTTGAGCTGCGGGATCCGAGATACCAGTTCCCTTCAAAATACCTTGAATATTTGACACCGCCCGTATCACATGACTTTCTCATGAAGCTGCACAAGATATTCCGCTGGAGTATAAACATGAATTCAGTCAAATACTCTGAAACCATGTTTGCCAACCGTGTATATGAACTTCAGGCATTCGGTAATATTCTCCTATCAAACTACAACACTGGCATCAATAATATGTTCCCTAATGTCAGGATGACGCATGCTCCTGATGACTTTAAGGTAATCTATCAAACGGATGAAGATGATTTGCGTGATCTGCAGGCTAAGGGCATTAGAAATGTCATGTCCAATCATACCACCTTCGACAGGATAATATCATTGGCCGAAGACATAGGGTTGGACATTCCAGAAGAGCGCAATAATATTCTTGTTGTCCTGGAGGAAGATACAGCAGCAAACTACGAAAATTTCGAACGTCAACTGTATGGCAATAAGACTTGCATTAGTAGGAATGAAATGGCAGAAACAGATTTGACATCATTCGACTACATCACTTTCTTCTCTGAAAATTACATCTACGAAGAGTATTATCTTGAAGATATGATCAGTGCATTCAAATATACTGATGTGAATTTTGTTACTAAAGACGAAATGGAAGAAGCCCATAATTATATCAATAACATCAGAGATAAATCCAAAACAATGATGGATATGAACAAGTTCCAGGAAGTCGAATCTTTCGCTGATCTCGTATCGGGATATAATCTTGATGGAGTCGAGATTATAAACCGCGATGAATATAATGAAAAAGCACAGGAAAAGTATGTGGATAAGGAACTCAGTGTGATTGTGCCGATACACAATAACGGCACATATCTTGAGGAAAAATGTTTTGCAAGCCTTAAGCGTTCCAGCAGCTTTGAGAAGATGGAAATCATTTTCGTGAACGATGGGAGTACGGATGAGACGACTATTAAAATCATTAATCGACTTTTAAGGAGACATCCAGATATCGTCTATTATGAGTATGATAGTGGATCTGGAAGTGCTTCAAGGCCGCGCAATAAAGGAGTAAGGCTGGCCACCACAGACTACATCACATATCTCGACCCGGATAATGAAGCGCTCGGAGATGGCTATCATATGATGCTTGAAACCATGAAGAATCAGGATGTCGACATGGTGGTTGGGAATATCATTAAAGAGGATAATGAAAAAAGAACAGCAGGAAAGTACACAGGGACCATCAAGAAGTACAATGACAATCGTCTATTTATTTCCGATCCCCGCGAATATCTCATCCGATGTGGCATGAGGGTGCAGAGCATCCAGGCCCTCATTGTGAGGAAATCCGTGATTTTAGATAACGACATCATCATGGTTGAGGGCGCAGCAGGACAGGATACAATGTTCTTCCAGGAACTTGTATTGAACTGCAATAGCATACAGGGCATTAATAAGTTCATCCATGTCTATTATGCAGCGGTTGAGGGCAGCGTAACAAACACGATTTCGAAAAAGTTCTTTGACAAGTACTACAAATTGGAAATTGAACGTATCCCTTATTTGGAGAAATACGACCTAATGGATGTCTACCTTGAAGAAAGGTTCAATTTCTATATAAGGAAATGGTATAAGCCGAGACTGGAAAGGGTCGAGCCGTCAGAACGGGAAGAGGCTGTAGCAAGATTCCTTGAAATCATCGATCTATACGAACCATATCAACCTGTTTATGAGAAGGAAGTCGAGATGTTCCTGGATTCATTGAGGAATGAAAACTCGCGGGTATAG
- a CDS encoding nucleotide sugar dehydrogenase: MKLTTIGLGYIGLPTSIMFAKHGVDVLGVDIKQEAVDMLNDGKIHIEEPGLQEALEEVREKGTFKASTAPEEADAYIIAVPTPNKDDEFKSCDISIVMSGVKSIVPLLKKGDTVIVESTIAPRTMDDHVAPYLEEQGFKIGEDIYLVHCPERVLPGQIMHELIYNNRIIGGMTPACVEAGKKVYGTFVQGEMIETNAKTAEMSKLMENTYRDVNIALANELAKICNHLDINVHDVIEMANKHPRVNLHTPGPGVGGHCLAVDPYFIIAEAPEQSPLIKLARDINVSMPEYVVDYTKHILNRLKGQKVTVFGLTYKGDVDDIRESPAFDIYELLRKEDEIDVVAYDPHVKLDWVEKDVTKAVEDSSLVLVLSDHSEFKEMADKDFSTMKNKVIFDTKNVMQDDFKEVEYYTYGNIQKL, encoded by the coding sequence TTGAAACTAACGACGATTGGGCTTGGGTATATTGGTCTGCCGACTTCCATAATGTTCGCCAAGCATGGAGTAGACGTACTTGGTGTAGACATCAAACAGGAAGCAGTCGATATGCTGAACGACGGCAAAATTCATATTGAAGAGCCAGGGCTTCAGGAAGCATTGGAGGAAGTCAGAGAGAAGGGCACATTCAAGGCTTCGACAGCACCGGAAGAAGCGGATGCATATATTATTGCTGTGCCAACCCCTAACAAGGATGATGAATTCAAATCATGTGATATTTCCATAGTAATGTCAGGCGTAAAGAGCATTGTTCCACTACTTAAAAAAGGAGACACTGTCATCGTCGAATCTACAATTGCACCAAGGACCATGGATGACCATGTGGCCCCATACTTGGAGGAACAGGGATTCAAAATTGGAGAAGACATATATTTGGTCCATTGTCCGGAGCGTGTACTGCCAGGACAGATCATGCATGAGCTTATCTATAACAACCGTATCATCGGTGGCATGACGCCTGCCTGTGTAGAAGCCGGCAAAAAAGTTTACGGCACTTTTGTGCAAGGTGAAATGATTGAAACCAATGCAAAAACAGCGGAAATGTCCAAACTTATGGAAAATACATACCGTGATGTGAACATTGCCTTGGCCAACGAACTTGCAAAAATCTGTAACCATCTGGATATTAATGTTCATGATGTCATTGAAATGGCAAACAAGCACCCACGTGTAAACCTGCATACACCGGGTCCAGGTGTAGGTGGCCACTGTCTAGCAGTCGACCCGTACTTCATCATAGCTGAAGCTCCAGAACAGTCGCCTTTGATTAAGCTGGCGCGGGACATCAACGTCTCGATGCCAGAATACGTAGTGGATTATACGAAGCATATCCTTAACAGACTTAAGGGCCAGAAAGTTACGGTCTTTGGCCTAACCTACAAAGGGGATGTGGATGACATCCGAGAAAGCCCTGCATTCGACATCTATGAACTCTTGCGTAAAGAGGATGAAATCGATGTAGTGGCATATGACCCTCACGTCAAGCTCGACTGGGTAGAAAAAGATGTCACTAAAGCGGTTGAAGACAGCTCACTTGTGCTTGTACTCAGTGATCATAGTGAGTTCAAAGAAATGGCTGACAAGGACTTCTCAACCATGAAAAACAAAGTGATTTTTGATACGAAGAATGTAATGCAAGATGATTTCAAAGAAGTCGAATATTACACGTACGGTAATATTCAAAAGCTATAA
- a CDS encoding DUF6270 domain-containing protein, which produces MDIDIIGSSFTRKLTEFKNFPFKSRNIIEGQSIVSLFSAPLPTNMDELDSTDLEELKYAYRDLNKSQLADFQEASSEYLLLDLEGELGEVAHYNKSYFTASSIALLKDTVSSDNMSRIEKFRAFQNTIDAFLSFLTKYESVILLEHTMEDEAADEFIKALYQLIEHHVPNLLIVRTGPYPYRKDMPLEIYHDTNIKLKKLGARDYSNQLLFEETFDTDRLSLFMNYIGYREYVYELYKDGSPFSTLPPTSERQCVFQLTSSGKYRIRVTALDTNINPRFSAIYEYYAESESVQHGYKYIVLPDNIFDWHTDILLKTYDIEGFIGNPFKYPIGFKSLPVFHRSEVNSESILEGDQIQEQTFHILKDMEDAVLEEMARKYREDKMAQTMIQIVRNEKKQEP; this is translated from the coding sequence ATGGATATAGATATTATTGGTAGTTCCTTTACGCGAAAGCTTACCGAGTTCAAGAACTTCCCTTTTAAAAGCCGAAATATAATAGAAGGTCAGAGCATCGTTTCCCTATTCAGCGCTCCTCTTCCCACCAATATGGACGAACTTGACAGCACAGACCTGGAGGAACTGAAATACGCCTATAGGGATTTAAACAAAAGTCAACTGGCCGATTTTCAGGAAGCCTCCTCCGAATACCTGCTCCTAGACCTTGAAGGCGAACTTGGAGAGGTTGCGCATTACAACAAAAGTTATTTCACTGCTTCATCTATCGCTTTATTAAAAGATACTGTTTCATCTGACAATATGAGCAGAATAGAAAAGTTCAGAGCTTTTCAGAACACAATCGATGCTTTCCTCTCTTTTCTTACAAAGTATGAGTCAGTCATACTTCTTGAACATACAATGGAAGACGAAGCAGCAGATGAGTTCATAAAGGCGCTTTACCAGCTGATTGAACATCATGTGCCGAACCTGTTGATTGTCAGGACAGGACCGTATCCTTACAGAAAAGACATGCCGCTTGAAATCTATCATGACACCAATATTAAACTGAAAAAGCTGGGAGCACGCGACTATTCCAATCAGTTGCTTTTTGAGGAAACATTCGACACCGATAGGCTTTCGCTTTTCATGAACTATATAGGTTACAGGGAATACGTCTATGAGCTCTATAAGGATGGCTCCCCCTTCAGCACGCTCCCCCCCACTTCTGAACGGCAGTGTGTGTTCCAGCTCACTTCATCCGGAAAATACCGCATCAGGGTAACCGCACTGGATACCAATATAAATCCGCGCTTCAGCGCCATCTATGAATATTATGCAGAGTCTGAATCTGTGCAGCACGGCTATAAATATATAGTGCTCCCGGATAATATATTCGACTGGCATACCGATATACTTCTGAAAACATACGACATTGAAGGGTTCATAGGAAACCCGTTCAAGTATCCTATAGGATTCAAGTCCCTACCGGTATTCCATCGATCAGAGGTCAATTCTGAAAGTATTCTTGAGGGAGACCAGATCCAAGAGCAAACGTTTCATATTTTAAAAGACATGGAGGATGCTGTACTGGAAGAAATGGCGCGGAAATACAGGGAGGATAAAATGGCTCAAACCATGATTCAGATTGTACGCAATGAAAAGAAGCAGGAACCATAG
- a CDS encoding glycosyltransferase family 4 protein: MIEGGESMRYLSGIASYAAWRLNQSGLSKVVLKWGLTGEIGQDEHALSIYLRRSKHFYLLGQLEELNLKAPYKNYLAAVILKHERSYKAAWRKIQSMDHPGIVPFKVRLLYDMKHLKELVKLINDGVDVLSSLNTDQKYNLLRYLLSANYYSEAELMVRSTADQMPELMEFLEEEKNDTYTKYTWTSYKEGVLHLQENLSPENFTAILSEIDRQQEQLQEMGYILLVNTFYGKSGISELLNEKVIQYFEERPNLIQYVDLEALHTLNFNLDKYNNKSMELQKLLNYYDMGQQSQTIVNSIIKLLPEVNVTRQYIMHLRMMIGDGTLRLDNENFINLIKRDRRIHAVFNTPKLFLDDAVQQEVDDFLVNHLSQRDRIRIYRLVVDQLIHSRAEMQLPPHFVQYIESSAPPRIRHAYILVRYYFREGKHDRIEKTVAGFKPDKQLKLRLYLIKYLYYQGYFAEALDHTFRAGVIKPNHPDVIRNFIRNYHRVGNITKRYEYVRKMHALYPAKLYHNEYDMSVQEYQLFKDKWSMDPDEEQRIEQLTYVPTPKKILFVLNKALPAINGYTVRSHEMIKRVKEEGYTPVVATRLGWSPNQEGYTIPKTSDYTRYYIDKGEFYPSNKTPLKDYFNKYTEELLDIIEKERPSIIHAASNFQNALPALHIGRSLNLKTVYEVRGLWHYTQSTKNSDFYESERFMFQEDYEIECCKIASEVICISESLKKHLMQNGVPEKKIKVIPNGVDSHALLPTPKNEEILDQLGLHNKHVLGFVGSLTSYEGIELVFEAMKVLKNSPNIDKDLVFLIVGEGPYKDDLLDRVKALDLERSVIFTGRVPRGEVSKYYSVIDIAPFPRVDAPVCHLVTPIKTYEAMAMEKKVLVSDVNALAEMVVEGVNGMFFKADDVGELASSIESILQRDRIGERARRWVVENREWKVLIKRLIPIYEEQVTH, translated from the coding sequence ATGATTGAAGGGGGTGAGAGTATGAGATATTTATCTGGCATTGCATCCTATGCAGCGTGGCGGCTGAACCAGAGCGGATTATCGAAAGTGGTTTTGAAGTGGGGACTGACGGGTGAGATTGGCCAAGATGAACATGCTCTCAGCATATATTTAAGGAGGTCGAAGCATTTTTACCTGCTCGGCCAATTGGAAGAGTTGAATCTGAAGGCACCTTACAAAAATTATCTTGCTGCCGTCATATTGAAGCATGAACGAAGCTATAAAGCTGCCTGGCGTAAAATCCAATCCATGGACCATCCGGGTATCGTACCTTTCAAAGTAAGGCTGCTCTATGATATGAAACACCTGAAGGAACTGGTCAAGCTTATAAATGACGGGGTAGATGTGCTTTCCAGTCTGAATACTGATCAGAAGTACAATCTACTGCGGTATTTGCTGTCGGCGAACTATTACTCCGAAGCAGAATTGATGGTTCGGAGCACTGCAGATCAGATGCCGGAGCTGATGGAGTTCCTTGAGGAAGAAAAGAATGATACATACACGAAGTATACCTGGACAAGCTATAAAGAAGGCGTGCTTCATCTTCAGGAGAATCTGTCACCTGAAAATTTCACTGCTATCCTGAGCGAAATTGACCGCCAGCAGGAGCAACTCCAGGAGATGGGCTATATTCTGCTGGTCAACACCTTCTATGGAAAGTCTGGAATCTCGGAATTGCTGAATGAAAAAGTAATCCAATACTTTGAGGAAAGACCAAATTTGATTCAATATGTTGACCTCGAGGCACTGCACACTTTGAACTTCAATCTCGATAAGTACAACAACAAGAGCATGGAGTTGCAGAAGCTTTTGAACTATTACGATATGGGACAGCAGTCCCAGACAATTGTAAACTCCATTATAAAACTTCTCCCTGAAGTGAACGTTACCAGACAATATATAATGCATCTCAGAATGATGATTGGAGATGGAACATTAAGGCTGGATAATGAGAATTTTATCAATTTAATTAAGAGAGACCGCCGAATTCATGCTGTTTTCAATACGCCTAAGCTGTTCCTTGATGATGCTGTACAGCAGGAAGTTGATGACTTTCTTGTGAATCATCTGTCTCAGCGGGACCGGATCAGAATCTATAGGCTTGTAGTGGATCAATTGATCCATTCCAGAGCTGAAATGCAACTGCCCCCCCATTTTGTACAATATATAGAATCGTCAGCGCCCCCCAGGATTAGACATGCTTATATTCTTGTAAGGTATTATTTCAGGGAAGGGAAGCATGACAGAATAGAAAAAACAGTCGCTGGTTTTAAACCCGACAAACAACTTAAACTGCGTTTATATCTTATAAAGTATCTGTACTATCAAGGCTATTTTGCAGAAGCTCTGGACCACACATTCAGAGCGGGAGTTATCAAACCTAACCATCCAGATGTCATTCGCAACTTCATCCGCAATTATCATCGTGTGGGGAATATTACCAAGCGTTATGAGTATGTTCGTAAAATGCATGCCCTTTATCCTGCAAAGCTCTACCATAATGAGTACGATATGTCTGTCCAGGAATATCAGCTGTTCAAAGATAAGTGGAGTATGGATCCTGATGAAGAACAACGCATAGAACAGCTTACTTATGTGCCGACACCAAAAAAGATTCTATTTGTACTGAATAAAGCGTTGCCTGCCATCAATGGATATACTGTAAGGTCTCATGAGATGATTAAGCGTGTCAAAGAAGAAGGATATACGCCTGTTGTAGCTACAAGATTAGGCTGGAGTCCAAACCAGGAAGGCTATACGATTCCAAAAACATCGGACTATACGAGATATTATATCGACAAGGGGGAATTCTATCCTTCAAATAAGACCCCGCTCAAAGACTATTTCAACAAATATACTGAAGAACTGCTCGATATCATTGAAAAAGAGCGTCCTTCGATTATTCATGCAGCTTCTAATTTCCAGAATGCCCTCCCTGCGCTTCATATCGGCAGGTCATTGAATCTTAAGACCGTCTATGAAGTCAGGGGACTTTGGCATTATACGCAGAGCACGAAGAACTCAGACTTCTATGAATCGGAGCGGTTTATGTTCCAGGAGGACTATGAAATAGAATGCTGCAAAATCGCTTCCGAAGTCATATGTATCAGTGAAAGTCTGAAAAAACACCTTATGCAGAATGGTGTGCCCGAAAAAAAGATAAAAGTGATTCCAAATGGCGTAGACAGTCACGCTCTGTTGCCAACTCCAAAGAATGAAGAAATTCTCGATCAGCTTGGACTCCACAATAAGCATGTACTTGGGTTTGTTGGTTCCCTTACAAGCTATGAGGGGATAGAACTCGTTTTTGAAGCAATGAAAGTGTTGAAAAACAGTCCCAATATAGATAAGGATCTGGTCTTTCTTATTGTTGGGGAAGGACCATATAAAGACGATCTTCTAGATAGGGTCAAGGCTTTGGATCTCGAACGCTCTGTCATATTTACAGGCCGTGTGCCGAGGGGGGAAGTTTCAAAGTACTACTCTGTCATAGATATCGCTCCTTTCCCAAGAGTGGATGCCCCTGTCTGCCACCTTGTCACCCCCATCAAAACCTATGAGGCGATGGCCATGGAAAAGAAGGTGCTAGTAAGTGATGTCAATGCACTTGCAGAAATGGTTGTAGAAGGTGTAAACGGGATGTTCTTCAAGGCCGATGATGTAGGGGAACTTGCCAGTTCAATCGAGAGTATACTGCAACGTGACAGAATTGGGGAAAGAGCACGCAGGTGGGTCGTCGAGAACCGTGAATGGAAAGTATTGATTAAAAGGCTGATTCCAATATACGAAGAACAAGTTACACATTGA